CGCTTTCCTCGGCAATTCCATTCAACGTGAGCGACACGCCCATATATTGCAAGCCTGCGGTAATCACGCCCAAGGTAAAGCTCTGCTGTTGCACGAGGCTACGGGCTAAGGCGCTTGGCTGATAGCCCATATCAGCAATGGCTTTTTCAACTGCCTCGCGAGTTTGCGGCGAAACATCAGGCCGATTGTTGAGCACCCGCGAAACGGTTTGGGTCGAAACATTACACAGTTTGGCAATATCTTTGATCGTGACTTTTTGTGGACGATGAATGGTCATGGCGAACTCCCAATAGCATGGTGCATTTCAGATCGCTGGGACGCAAGTCGGTAGTATAGCCGATTTTGTCCCAGCGTTGCTCACGCCAAGTTGCCCCGCTGCTCAAGGCTAGCGGATCGCCAATCCACCACAGTTGGCGATCATTGCCAGGGTTGCGCAGCGTTGCGACTTGGGTTGCTTGCCGTGGGTTTACAAACCTTTGGCCAAGTGATAGTACAGATCGTTCCAACGAAGTTCTTGTTTGAATTGATGAACGTTGGTGTTGCGATCAATTTGTAAATATTCCATGCCAGCAATTTCAGCAAAGTCGGCAAGATGTTCGCTGGTCAGATCAAAGCTAAAGCCAGTGTGATGTGCTCCGCCTGCGTAGATCCAGGCTGCTGCAGCGGTTTTGAGATCGGGCTGGGGTAGCCACAAGGCCCGGGCAACTGGTAACTTGGGCAAGGGTTGCTCGGTTTCAACTGCATCAACCACACTATTGATCAAGCGCAAACGATTGCCCATTTCCACGATTGAAGCATTAACGGCAGGTCCGGTTTTGGCATCAAATACCATGCGCACTGGATCAGCCTTGCCACCAATGCCCAAGGGATGGACTTCGAGCCGTGGTTTGGTGGCTGCGATTGATGGACAGATTTCGAGCATATGTGCGCCCAGCACTTTCATGCCGTTGCTACCAAAATGATAGGTGTAATCTTCCATGAACGAAGTGCCGCCATTTAGCCCTGCACTCATCACTTTCATTGCCCGCACCAGCGCAGCGGTTTTCCAATCGCCTTCGCCAGCAAAGCCATAGCCGCGATCCATCAGGCGTTGTGGGCCTAAACCTGGTAATTGCACCAAGCCATGTAAATCTTCAAAGGTAGTTGTAAAGCCTTTGAAATTGCCCTGCTCAAGGAAGTAGCGCAAGCCTAGCTCGATGCGGGCGGCTTCACGCAGCGATTGATGCTGTTCGCCGCCAGCTTGCAAGCCTGCCGCCAATTCATACTGTTCGGCATATTCTTGCAAGGTGCTGTTGATATCGGCATCGCTAACTTCGTTGACAAAGCGCACCAGATCGCCCACGCCATAGCCACTGACGCTATAGCCAAGCCGCATTTGAGCATTAACTTTATCGCCTTCGGTTACGGCAACTTCGCGCATGTTGTCGCCAAAGCGGGCAAAACGTGCGCCTTGGGCATCGTGCCAAGCAGCGGCAGCGCGAGTCCAAGCGGCAATTCGATCATGAACTTCGCTATCTTGCCAGTGACCAACAATCACTTTGCGTTCTAAGCGCATACGGCTGACAATAAAGCCAAATTCGCGGTCGCCGTGGGCGGCTTGATTGAGATTCATAAAATCCATGTCGATTTCCGACCATGGAATTTCGCTGTTGAATTGGGTGTGCAAGTGGGCCAATGGTTTTTGCAAGCTGCGCAGGCCTGCAATCCACATTTTGGCTGGCGAGAAGGTATGCATCCAAGCAACCAAGCCAATGCAGTTTTTGGCGGCATTGGCTTCGAGCACCAAATTGTAAATTTCGTCAGGTGTTTTGAGCACAGGCTTGAACACCACCCGCACCGGAATTGTGCTACTTTGATCAAGTCCAGCGGCGATAATTTGTGAGTGTTTGGCAACTTGCTCTAAAGTTTCGGGGCCATACAAATGTTGGCTGCCCGTAATAAACCAAACTTCATATTGTTTCAAGTCAAGCATTGACTGGCCTTTCTATAGTTGAGGGGTCAGGGATCGGTTTATTCCCTCACCCCAACCCCTCTCCCACAGAGCGGGAGAGGGGCTTTTAGTTTTGCGGTTCCCCCTCGCTCGTAAGCGGGAGAGGGGGCTAGGGGGTGAGGGAACCACGTTATCTATAACCCGATCCCCAACAACCGATCCCCAGATTATTGTCCATACACATTGGTATAGCGATAGTGCAATTTGGCAACGTCGTCGCTGGCGATTTCTTGGGGCTGGCCGATTTGCAAGGCGTACCAAGTTGTTCGCGCTACATCTTCGGTCATTACGGCGGCTTTAACCGCAGCTTTGGCCGATTTGCCGATCGTGAAAACGCCATGATTTTGCAGTAATACCGCTGGCGATGTGCCAATATGCTCAACCACCTGCTGGCCAATTTCTTCGCCACCAATTAATGCAAAACCAGCGCATGGAATCGGTCCACCAAATTCGTCGGCCATCGCGGTGAGATAAACCGGAATTGATTTGCCGTTGGCGGCAAAAGCCGTAGCAAATGGTGAGTGGGTATGCACAATCCCATTGACATCGGGGCGATGACGATAAATATACAAATGGCTGGCGGTATCCGATGAAGGTTTTAAGTCGCCTTCGATCACATTGCCATTTAAATCGAGCACCACATGATCGGCAGGCCGCAAATCTTCAAACATCACGCCGCTCGGCTTGATCACCACCAAATTGGTTTCAGGATCACGCGCACTAACATTGCCTGAAGTCCAGGTTACCAAGCCATTTTTGGGCAATTCAAGGTGCAGTTTCCAGAGTTCGTGTTTAATCGTTTCTAACATGGTCTGAATTCCAATCTGGCTGCAACTAGGCTGTGAGCGCGGCGTGACGGAGCATTCGCAGCCGCTTCATCACATCGTTTTCGCCACGACCAAAGTAGTTGTACAGCACTTTATATTCAGCATAGAGCTGGTCGTAAATTTCAACATTGGCGGGAATGGGCTTGAAGGTTTCGGTTTTGAGCCGGCCCATCTGTTTGGCGGCGCTGGCAATATCGGCGTAACCACCTGCCTCAACGCCGGCAGCAACTGCGCCGTGCATGGCCGAACCGAGTGCTGGCGCTTGTTTGCTGGCGATCACGCTAATTTCATAGTTGGTCACATCAGCATAAATTTGCATCAGCAGCTGGTTTTTCTCGGGCAGGCCGCCAGCCGCAATCAATTTGCGAATTGGCACACCCGATTGATTGAAGGTTTCGATAATTTCGCGTTTGCCATAGGCGGTTGCTTCGAGCAAGGCGCGGTAAATTTCGGGCGCAGTGGTGGCCAAGGTCATGCCCAAGACCAAGCCGTTGAGTTCAACATCGACCAAGGTTGAGCGATTGCCATTGAACCAATCGAGCGCCAAGAGACCGCTCTCGCCAGGCTTAAGTTTGGTAGCTTCGCGTTCGAGCAAGCTATGAATATTGAGGCCTTCGGCTTTGGCTTGCTCAACATAGTCGCCAGGCACGCCATGCTCAATAAACCAAGCGAAAATATCACCAACCCCGCTCTGGCCTGCTTCGTAACCCAGCATGCCTGGCACGATCCCGCCATCGACGACCCCACACATGCCCTCGACGATTGGCAATTCAGCCCGATGTTCGCCGTTCATCACGTCGCAGGTGCTGGTTCCCATAATCATCACCATCGTGCCGATTTCGGTATTGCCGGTAACTGGTAGGGTGACGTGGGCATCAACATTGGCGACAGCAACCGCTGTGCCAGCCCGCAAGCCCGTCCATTTGGCGGCTTGTTGGCTGAGGCCGCCAGCTTTTGCCCCAAGCGGCAAGAGCGTGCGCGACATCTTTTGATCGACGATATGTTCCATGCGTTCGTCGAGTGCCTTAAAAAACTCGTTAGGGGGAAAGCCCTCGGATTTTGACCACATGGCTTTGTAGCCTGCGGTGCATTCGTTGCGGGTTTCGACTCCGGTCAATTGCCAAACCACCCAGTCGGTTGCTTCGATCAAGCGATCGGCGGCGGCATAGACTTCGGGGGCTTCATTGAGAATTTGCCAAGCCTTGGGGAAAAACCACTCTGAGCTAATCTTGCCGCCGTAGCGATCAAGAAAGCTATAGCCAAGCTCACGAGCGATGTGGTTGAGTTGGTTGGCTTCGGGCTGTGCAGCATGATGTTTCCACAATTTGACCCAAGCATGCGGCGTGTTGCGCCACTCGGGCAGCATACACAACGGTGTGCCGTCGGCTTTGGTTGGCAACATCGTACAAGCGGTGAAATCGACCCCAATGCCAATTACATTAGCCGGGTCAACGCCACTTTCTTTGAGAATAGCGGGAATCGTTATTTTGAACACATCGAGATAATCGTTGGGGTCTTGTAGTGCCCAATCTGGCTCTAGCCGAATATTGGTGTTTGGCAGCTTCTCGTCGATCACACCATTGGCATAGGGATAGATTGCCGTGGCGATTTCTTGACCATTGCGCACATCAACGAGCACAGCACGGCCCGACTCGGTGCCGAAATCGACACCGATCGCGTATGTTTGCCGACTCATGGCAACTCCTTTTAGGCTGAAGAAGGCACTAGACTAGTGGGCTAATGCCTTGGCTACCTGCAATTAACCTTTGTTTTTGCTGGAGACATCGAAGTAGACTGCGATCAATAGCACAGCGCCTTTGATCACTTGTTGCCAATCGACGCTTACGCCAGCGATCGACATACCATTGTTGAGCACGCCCATCACCAGCGCCCCGATTACCACGCCAAAGACTGTGCCGATGCCGCCTGAGGCTGATGCACCGCCAATAAAGACCGAGGCGATTACATCAAGCTCAAAGCCTGTACCTGCTTTAGGTGTGGCCGAGTTCAAACGCGCGGTGAAGATCAAGCCGCCGATGGCTGCCAAAACCCCCATATTGATGAAGGTATAGAAAGTCAATCGGTCGGTTGGTACGCCAGAGAGTTTGGCGGCTTTTTCGTTGCCACCCAAGGCATAAATTCGTCGCCCAATCACGGTCTTTTTGGTCACAAACATATACAGCGCGATCAAGGCGATCAACACTAGCAAGACATTGGGCAAGCCTTCATAGGAAGCCAAGATATAGCAGAAGGCTAGAATAATCCCAACGATTAGGGCATTTTTGGCGATAAACAAGGGAGTTGACAAGACTGGGAAGTTGAACGAGCGGCTATTTTTGCGACCAACTACATCTAAATAAACGATGATTGCCGCAAAAGCCAAGCCTACGATGATTGTCGTGATGTGGAGAGCTGATTCAGCTCCGCCGATTGGGTCGCTGATAAAGCCAGTGCTCATTTCGCGGAAGCTTGAAGGGAAGGGGCCAAGTGATGTACCACCTAGCATAACCAAGGTCAAACCGCGAAAAATCAACATGCCCGCCAGGGTCACAATAAAGGCTGGAATTTTGCGGAAGGCTACCCAATAGCCCTGAAAAGCGCCAATTGCTGCGCCGATGGCGATACATGCAGCAAAGGCGACGATGACTGGATAATCTTTTTCGACCAGCATATAGCCCGCGACCGCCCCAACAAAGGCCGCGACCGAGCCAACCGAAAGATCGATATGGCCTGCCACGATGATTAGCAGCATGCCCAGCGCCATCACCACGATATAGCTATTTTGCAAAATCACGTTGGTGATATTGAGTGGTTGCAGCAACACACCGTTGGTTTGAAATTGAAAATATAGCACAATGATTACAAGGGCAACCAGCATGCCATATTCGCGCATATTATTTTTGACGAAATCGACAACGGTGGCGAGATTGAAACCAGCTGCTTTGCTGGCTTCGTTTGGCTTCAGTTCAGCGCTCATGGCTGGTTAACCTCCTGCTGCATAATGCATTTCATGATTTTCTCTTGTGAGGCATCAGCAGCAGGCATTTCGCCCACAATCTGGCCTTCATTCATCACATAAATGCGATCACACATGCCGAGAATTTCGGGTAATTCCGAAGAGATCACAATGACGGCTTTGCCTTCTTGCGCTAGGCGGTTGATAATCGTGTAGATTTCGTATTTAGCTCCTACATCAATCCCACGAGTTGGCTCATCGAGAATCAGAATATCGGGGTTGGCAAACAGCCATTTGCTCAAAACGACTTTTTGCTGATTGCCACCAGAAAGATTGACGGTTTTTTGCAAGACGCTGGAGCTGCGAATTGCTAAATCATC
This portion of the Herpetosiphon gulosus genome encodes:
- the araA gene encoding L-arabinose isomerase — encoded protein: MLDLKQYEVWFITGSQHLYGPETLEQVAKHSQIIAAGLDQSSTIPVRVVFKPVLKTPDEIYNLVLEANAAKNCIGLVAWMHTFSPAKMWIAGLRSLQKPLAHLHTQFNSEIPWSEIDMDFMNLNQAAHGDREFGFIVSRMRLERKVIVGHWQDSEVHDRIAAWTRAAAAWHDAQGARFARFGDNMREVAVTEGDKVNAQMRLGYSVSGYGVGDLVRFVNEVSDADINSTLQEYAEQYELAAGLQAGGEQHQSLREAARIELGLRYFLEQGNFKGFTTTFEDLHGLVQLPGLGPQRLMDRGYGFAGEGDWKTAALVRAMKVMSAGLNGGTSFMEDYTYHFGSNGMKVLGAHMLEICPSIAATKPRLEVHPLGIGGKADPVRMVFDAKTGPAVNASIVEMGNRLRLINSVVDAVETEQPLPKLPVARALWLPQPDLKTAAAAWIYAGGAHHTGFSFDLTSEHLADFAEIAGMEYLQIDRNTNVHQFKQELRWNDLYYHLAKGL
- a CDS encoding L-ribulose-5-phosphate 4-epimerase, which produces MLETIKHELWKLHLELPKNGLVTWTSGNVSARDPETNLVVIKPSGVMFEDLRPADHVVLDLNGNVIEGDLKPSSDTASHLYIYRHRPDVNGIVHTHSPFATAFAANGKSIPVYLTAMADEFGGPIPCAGFALIGGEEIGQQVVEHIGTSPAVLLQNHGVFTIGKSAKAAVKAAVMTEDVARTTWYALQIGQPQEIASDDVAKLHYRYTNVYGQ
- a CDS encoding ribulokinase is translated as MSRQTYAIGVDFGTESGRAVLVDVRNGQEIATAIYPYANGVIDEKLPNTNIRLEPDWALQDPNDYLDVFKITIPAILKESGVDPANVIGIGVDFTACTMLPTKADGTPLCMLPEWRNTPHAWVKLWKHHAAQPEANQLNHIARELGYSFLDRYGGKISSEWFFPKAWQILNEAPEVYAAADRLIEATDWVVWQLTGVETRNECTAGYKAMWSKSEGFPPNEFFKALDERMEHIVDQKMSRTLLPLGAKAGGLSQQAAKWTGLRAGTAVAVANVDAHVTLPVTGNTEIGTMVMIMGTSTCDVMNGEHRAELPIVEGMCGVVDGGIVPGMLGYEAGQSGVGDIFAWFIEHGVPGDYVEQAKAEGLNIHSLLEREATKLKPGESGLLALDWFNGNRSTLVDVELNGLVLGMTLATTAPEIYRALLEATAYGKREIIETFNQSGVPIRKLIAAGGLPEKNQLLMQIYADVTNYEISVIASKQAPALGSAMHGAVAAGVEAGGYADIASAAKQMGRLKTETFKPIPANVEIYDQLYAEYKVLYNYFGRGENDVMKRLRMLRHAALTA
- the mmsB gene encoding multiple monosaccharide ABC transporter permease, with product MSAELKPNEASKAAGFNLATVVDFVKNNMREYGMLVALVIIVLYFQFQTNGVLLQPLNITNVILQNSYIVVMALGMLLIIVAGHIDLSVGSVAAFVGAVAGYMLVEKDYPVIVAFAACIAIGAAIGAFQGYWVAFRKIPAFIVTLAGMLIFRGLTLVMLGGTSLGPFPSSFREMSTGFISDPIGGAESALHITTIIVGLAFAAIIVYLDVVGRKNSRSFNFPVLSTPLFIAKNALIVGIILAFCYILASYEGLPNVLLVLIALIALYMFVTKKTVIGRRIYALGGNEKAAKLSGVPTDRLTFYTFINMGVLAAIGGLIFTARLNSATPKAGTGFELDVIASVFIGGASASGGIGTVFGVVIGALVMGVLNNGMSIAGVSVDWQQVIKGAVLLIAVYFDVSSKNKG